The following are encoded in a window of Candidatus Krumholzibacteriia bacterium genomic DNA:
- a CDS encoding ferredoxin — protein sequence MSTETATPAAPLEFQVEAEQCIGCGACSASYPALFAMNGDKAVVRAQAAPDSVRPRAVLLCCPVDAITLAGGAGFPAAETITSLPVVEGWEAQWKAQKEEPEELAERERRYGRVLRLTPLPDGWRLHVELPRGLPHHPLFSMHGIPREPPEYGCSVERLGPRSLSILAWLQDPKLRFLAGKTNSFPVSFRADYYFPAAIGTSYRRLGSGGIDVYTFKEGVADPRAALRQAMESRAAE from the coding sequence ATGAGCACCGAGACGGCGACCCCCGCCGCACCCTTGGAGTTCCAGGTCGAGGCGGAGCAGTGCATCGGCTGCGGCGCCTGCAGCGCATCCTACCCGGCGCTCTTCGCGATGAACGGTGACAAAGCAGTCGTCCGCGCCCAGGCCGCTCCCGACTCGGTGCGCCCGCGGGCGGTCCTGCTCTGCTGTCCCGTCGATGCCATCACCCTCGCCGGCGGCGCCGGCTTCCCCGCCGCCGAGACGATCACGAGCCTGCCGGTCGTCGAGGGCTGGGAAGCGCAGTGGAAGGCGCAGAAAGAAGAACCAGAGGAGTTGGCCGAAAGGGAACGCCGCTACGGCAGGGTGCTGCGTCTCACGCCTCTCCCGGACGGCTGGCGGCTGCATGTCGAGCTCCCACGCGGGCTCCCCCACCATCCGCTCTTCTCCATGCATGGCATCCCGCGCGAGCCTCCAGAGTACGGTTGCAGTGTGGAGAGGCTCGGGCCCCGCTCGCTTTCGATCCTTGCCTGGCTGCAAGACCCCAAGCTGCGTTTCCTCGCCGGCAAGACCAACTCGTTCCCGGTTTCCTTCCGGGCGGACTACTACTTCCCTGCCGCCATCGGGACGAGCTACCGCCGGCTCGGCAGCGGGGGCATCGACGTCTATACC
- the polX gene encoding DNA polymerase/3'-5' exonuclease PolX: MMRRKQTGATKPRSASKAPAKASGAMQAPGTKKAPVAKKAPAAKKAPAAKKAPAAKKAPAAKKAPAAKKAPAPPKAPETSASTPAATERRGRTSRAKKAPGPPPEALGPADVMPAEQIATVLQEIAALLEILGENPFKVRAYDNAARLLPGLAEDLPALVQSGELENVRGIGKGIADRVATLARTGRLDYHDELKSKVPPGLLEMLQVPGLGPKKVKLLFDSLEIASVEALERACRENRLLDTRGFGEKTQENILRGIALVRRNQARYFWSVAAEQAQAAIEALRQHPAVQRLEIAGSLRRRKDVVHDVDIVVSTSDPDAVSQVFASGPWVERVLSSGPTKTSILHPSGLQMDLRVVSDTQFPYALHHFTGSKAHNIAMRGRAVRMGIKINEYGLFRGTDLIPCADEAAIFAALGLHFVPPEMREDTGEIEAAESGTLPARLLELVDLRGAFHAHTTYSDGRDTLEDMVRAASELGWDYVGISDHSQSAGAFGMSAAKALEQIEAIGRLDAGPIRIFRGIECDILPDGSLDYPPEILGRFDFIIASVHAEFHLDRDTQTRRVLRAVQNPWTTILGHPTSRMLFDEPGMDLDLGAIFEAAARHGVAVEINGQPKRMDPDGTMIRLARDHGAMLCVDPDAHKVRALRNVEYGVGLARRGWLEKHHVLNTWDTERLATHLRERRSRAEAGAA; this comes from the coding sequence ATGATGCGCAGGAAGCAAACGGGCGCCACGAAGCCACGGAGCGCGTCGAAGGCTCCCGCCAAGGCTTCGGGTGCGATGCAGGCGCCGGGCACTAAGAAGGCGCCGGTCGCGAAGAAAGCTCCGGCAGCGAAGAAAGCACCGGCAGCGAAGAAAGCACCGGCCGCGAAGAAAGCACCGGCCGCGAAGAAAGCACCGGCAGCGAAGAAAGCACCGGCCCCGCCGAAGGCGCCCGAGACTTCGGCTTCAACACCCGCAGCAACGGAGCGCCGCGGCCGGACCTCGCGAGCCAAGAAAGCACCCGGGCCGCCGCCGGAAGCCCTCGGCCCTGCGGACGTCATGCCGGCGGAGCAGATCGCCACGGTGCTGCAAGAGATCGCGGCCCTCCTCGAGATCCTCGGCGAGAACCCATTCAAGGTGCGCGCCTACGACAACGCCGCGCGGCTCCTGCCCGGTCTTGCCGAAGACCTGCCGGCGTTGGTACAGAGCGGCGAGCTGGAGAATGTGCGCGGCATCGGCAAGGGAATCGCTGACCGTGTGGCCACGCTGGCCCGCACCGGCCGGCTCGACTATCACGACGAGCTGAAATCGAAGGTGCCGCCCGGGCTGCTCGAGATGTTGCAAGTCCCCGGCCTCGGCCCCAAGAAGGTGAAGCTTCTCTTCGACAGCTTGGAAATCGCCTCCGTGGAGGCGCTGGAGCGGGCGTGCCGCGAGAACCGCCTCCTCGACACCCGTGGCTTCGGCGAGAAGACGCAAGAGAACATCTTGCGGGGCATCGCCCTCGTCCGGCGCAACCAGGCGCGCTACTTCTGGAGCGTGGCGGCGGAACAGGCACAGGCTGCCATCGAGGCGCTCCGCCAGCACCCGGCGGTGCAGCGCCTGGAGATCGCCGGCAGCCTGCGGCGCCGCAAGGACGTCGTCCACGACGTGGACATCGTCGTCAGCACGAGCGATCCCGACGCCGTGAGCCAGGTGTTCGCGAGCGGGCCTTGGGTGGAACGTGTGCTCAGCAGCGGGCCGACGAAGACGAGCATCCTGCACCCGAGCGGTCTGCAGATGGACCTGCGGGTCGTCTCCGACACCCAGTTCCCCTACGCCCTGCACCACTTCACCGGCAGCAAGGCGCACAACATCGCCATGCGTGGCCGCGCTGTGCGCATGGGCATCAAGATCAACGAGTACGGTCTCTTCCGCGGCACCGACCTGATCCCTTGCGCCGACGAGGCAGCCATCTTCGCTGCCCTCGGTTTGCACTTCGTGCCCCCGGAGATGCGGGAGGACACCGGCGAGATCGAGGCGGCGGAAAGCGGCACCCTCCCCGCCCGCCTCCTGGAGCTCGTGGATCTTCGCGGCGCCTTCCACGCCCACACCACCTACAGCGATGGCAGGGATACCCTGGAGGACATGGTGCGCGCCGCCTCGGAGTTGGGCTGGGACTACGTCGGCATCAGCGATCACAGCCAGAGCGCCGGTGCCTTCGGGATGAGCGCGGCCAAAGCGCTCGAACAGATCGAAGCGATCGGGCGTCTGGACGCGGGTCCGATCCGAATCTTCCGCGGCATCGAATGCGACATCCTGCCCGATGGCTCTCTCGACTACCCACCCGAAATCCTGGGGCGCTTCGACTTCATCATCGCTTCCGTGCACGCCGAGTTCCACCTCGACCGCGACACCCAGACGCGCCGGGTCCTGCGGGCGGTGCAGAATCCCTGGACCACGATCCTCGGGCACCCGACCAGCCGGATGCTCTTCGACGAACCGGGGATGGACCTGGACCTGGGGGCGATCTTCGAGGCCGCAGCCCGCCATGGCGTGGCGGTGGAGATCAACGGCCAGCCCAAGCGCATGGACCCGGACGGGACGATGATCCGCCTCGCTCGTGACCACGGCGCCATGCTGTGCGTGGATCCCGACGCCCACAAAGTGCGCGCCCTGCGCAATGTCGAGTACGGCGTCGGTCTCGCCCGGCGTGGCTGGTTGGAAAAGCACCACGTGCTCAACACCTGGGACACGGAGCGCCTGGCCACGCACTTGCGGGAGCGGCGGTCCCGCGCGGAGGCGGGCGCGGCGTGA